The Thermomicrobiales bacterium genomic interval ATTTCTCGGCTGCGGCCTCGAAATGACAGGAGCCAGGGTCGGTTGCCGTACCAAGATGCGCAACAGCCTGACGCTGGCGACCCGGAGCAGATCCCTCAAGAACGAGCTGTTCCCTGTGGAGACACGGAATCTTCGGCACGCTTACCCGCCTACCCCTCCAACCGCTTCCCATACTGCTGACCGCTGTAGTCATACAGATAGTCCGTAATCTCCTGCGGCTCGGCGAAGCCGCGCCAGCCGTCGCGAATCTCCGAGAGCTGGATCATGAAGTTCACATCGCCGTTCTGGTAGTGGCCGTAGAGCGACCAGCGCTCTTGGCGCTCCAGCAACGTGAAGTCCGACACCAGCGCGGCGTGCTGCTCAAGGTGATAGAAGGCGTGCTCCAGGTTGTCAACGACGAAGCCGATGTGGTGCCAGCGCGAGGCGGTGCCGTCCGACATCGGGATGTCGTCGCCGATATCGAACAGGAACAGTCCGGTGTGGCCGGTTGATAGCACAGTCAGGTGCGGGTCGTGCCGCATGATCTGCATGCCGAGCACCTCGGAGAAGAAGGCGCAGGCACCGTCGCGATCAGCCAAGGCGATCGCGAGATGGTCGAAGCCGATGTTGCGCCACGGGCCCGGCGACGACTTGATCGGGATGATCGTCGTCGTCAGCGTGACCTGCTCGCCATCGCCATAGCCGCGCACGACCTCCCCCGCGAACATGTCGGGATAGACCTCTACTCCGCCCGGCGCACGCAGAATCAGGCGCTTGCCGCGGCGGATGTCCTCCGGAATGGCGTGGTGGATGCCATCATGAACGATCTCC includes:
- a CDS encoding VOC family protein gives rise to the protein MHDGSTNDRMKVVFDVEGTTYTAALNPMEIVHDGIHHAIPEDIRRGKRLILRAPGGVEVYPDMFAGEVVRGYGDGEQVTLTTTIIPIKSSPGPWRNIGFDHLAIALADRDGACAFFSEVLGMQIMRHDPHLTVLSTGHTGLFLFDIGDDIPMSDGTASRWHHIGFVVDNLEHAFYHLEQHAALVSDFTLLERQERWSLYGHYQNGDVNFMIQLSEIRDGWRGFAEPQEITDYLYDYSGQQYGKRLEG